The Verrucomicrobiota bacterium region CTCGTAAACCACGCAGCCGCTGGCGCGAACGGCATTGTTTACGTCGTGGGCGGGCACGAACCGCACTCTACATGTAGCTATCTGAATACCCTTCTTGCGTATGATCCGACAACCGACGCCTGGACAGTGAAGTCCCCCATGCCTACAGGAAGAGACGTTCCGGGTGCGGGCGTTGTGAACGGCGTGCTCTACGTCGCTGGTGGCGGCACCGGTTGCGGTGCCTTCACGTCAGTACTCGAGGCCTATGATCCGGCAACGGACACTTGGACAACTAAAAGACCAATGTCAACGCCGCGAGTTGGGCTAGGTGTGGGGGCCGTGAACGGTATCCTTTATGCGGTGGGTGGCGTGCCCGACACCCTTCAAATTCAAACGGTCGAGGCCTACGACCCCGCCACCGACACTTGGACACCCAAAGCCCCAATGCCCACACGACGTTACGCCTTTGCACTCGGCGTTGTAGGCGGGAAACTGTATGCAGTGGGCGGAACCACTGGATCCGCCGCTTTGTCGACAGTCGAGGCCTACGATCCAAACACCGACACCTGGTCCACGAAAAACCCATTTCCCACTCTCACGGACGGGTTCAGCGTCGGTACAGTGAATGGAGTTCTTTACGCAGTCGGAGGGGCAACTGGTTCGGTTTGGACCGGGAACGTTTTCGCCTACGACCCCGCAACCGACGTTTGGACTAGCGTTGCCGCTATGCCCACACCCCGGGCTGGTATCGCCGTCGCAGAGGCCAACGGCGGCCTGTACGTTATGGGAGGTTATAATGCCAGTTCATTCCCTAATTTTCCATTCCTCGCCACGACCGAAGCTTTCACGCCCAACGCGACGGCACCTTCCTCTGGCACTTGGACGACGAAGGCTACCATGCCTCAACCGCGTGTGGATTCCGCTGCCGCAGTAGTTAACGGACGGATGTATGTTGTGGGCGGAAGCAGTGTTAGCGGCATAAGCACTATCCCCGAGATTTACGACTCAATTACCGACGGGTGGAGTTTCGGGTCCCCGGCTTCGATCGCGCGCGCTGCGATGGCCATCGGCGTGTTGAGTAATAAGGTGTATGTCGCCGGCGGCTGGGTGAATGGCGACCCTAACGCAAGCACTCGTGCGCTTGAAATATACGATCCTGCCACGGACTCCTGGGTGAACGGCTCTCCGATGACAATCGCGAGGGGAGAGACAGTATCCGCGGTGATTGGCGGGAAGCTTTACGTGACGGGCGGGCACGCGCCTTTCGGAAATATGTTCTCGAACTTGGAAATCTACAACCCGCTTAACGACACATGGTCCATGGGAGCGTCTCTTCCAACGAGTGTCGCGGAGGCAAGTGGAGCGGCACTCAACGGTAAACTCTACGTGGTCGGTGGTCACAACGGCGCGTTGTATTCGGAGACGGGAGCTTTGCAAATTTACGATCCTGTTTCGGATACTTGGACCACAGGCACTCCCCTGCCAACAGCTCGTGTAGGGCACGTAGTGGGTGTAATTGATGGAAAACTGATTGTTGTCAGTGGAGACGACGGCACTACGTTCGTGTCGGATGTTCAGATCTATGATCCAATTTCAAATTCCTGGACGGCCGGTACGCCGCTGCCCCAGCCGCCGCGTTACCTGATGGTCGCAGGGGTGATTGGTTCGAAGATGTTCGTGACCGGAGGCATGGATTTGTCGGGCAAAATGAGTGGAGCATTGCAAGTTTACACGCCAACATCAACCCGACCTCCCACTGACACTACGCCGCCAGTGATCGCGTGTCCGGCGGACATTGCTATTCCTTGCAGCGTCGATCTGCTCGTGCCAGTGACCTTCTCAGTCACTGCGACTGATAATGTTGATCCGTCTCCCACGGTGACCTGCACGCCACCGTCGGACTCGCTCTTCCCGATTGGCCAGACCGTCGTCAACTGCACCGCTACCGATGCCAGCGGTAATCAGTCCGTCTGTAGCTTTACGGTGACCATAACCGATCTGTCTGGCGGTTGGATCACCAAGACCTCTAGTCCTACGCCCAGGAGACAAGTGGCAGTTGCCGCCGTAAATGGAATTCTCTACACGGCCGGCGGCGCTCACGCCGGAAGTTCTTCGTCGATCAATACGTTTGAGGCGTACAATCCCGCAACGGATACTTGGACGTCAAAGCCCTCTTTGCCCGTCGCTACTCAGGGCGCTGCCGCTGGGACAATCGATGGGATCTTTTATGCGGTCGGCGGCGGGACCTGCTGTGGCGCGCTGGCCACACTCCAGGCGTACGACCCAGTGTCGAGCAGTTGGGCGATCAAAGCCTCGATGCCAACGCCTCGTTATTATCCTGCTGCATGCGTGGTGAATGGCACTCTTTACGTGGTTGGCGGGGTGGAAGGTCACGGCCCTATTTATGCCACGCTCGAAGCATACAATCCCGCCACGGACACTTGGATAACCAAAGCGCCGATGCCCACGGCGCGCGCCGGCTTGGGGATTAGAGTT contains the following coding sequences:
- a CDS encoding HYR domain-containing protein is translated as MKTRTLNLGLTLTALTVLMFAGAHSTWAQDGTWATKAPMPLHLVNHAAAGANGIVYVVGGHEPHSTCSYLNTLLAYDPTTDAWTVKSPMPTGRDVPGAGVVNGVLYVAGGGTGCGAFTSVLEAYDPATDTWTTKRPMSTPRVGLGVGAVNGILYAVGGVPDTLQIQTVEAYDPATDTWTPKAPMPTRRYAFALGVVGGKLYAVGGTTGSAALSTVEAYDPNTDTWSTKNPFPTLTDGFSVGTVNGVLYAVGGATGSVWTGNVFAYDPATDVWTSVAAMPTPRAGIAVAEANGGLYVMGGYNASSFPNFPFLATTEAFTPNATAPSSGTWTTKATMPQPRVDSAAAVVNGRMYVVGGSSVSGISTIPEIYDSITDGWSFGSPASIARAAMAIGVLSNKVYVAGGWVNGDPNASTRALEIYDPATDSWVNGSPMTIARGETVSAVIGGKLYVTGGHAPFGNMFSNLEIYNPLNDTWSMGASLPTSVAEASGAALNGKLYVVGGHNGALYSETGALQIYDPVSDTWTTGTPLPTARVGHVVGVIDGKLIVVSGDDGTTFVSDVQIYDPISNSWTAGTPLPQPPRYLMVAGVIGSKMFVTGGMDLSGKMSGALQVYTPTSTRPPTDTTPPVIACPADIAIPCSVDLLVPVTFSVTATDNVDPSPTVTCTPPSDSLFPIGQTVVNCTATDASGNQSVCSFTVTITDLSGGWITKTSSPTPRRQVAVAAVNGILYTAGGAHAGSSSSINTFEAYNPATDTWTSKPSLPVATQGAAAGTIDGIFYAVGGGTCCGALATLQAYDPVSSSWAIKASMPTPRYYPAACVVNGTLYVVGGVEGHGPIYATLEAYNPATDTWITKAPMPTARAGLGIRVVNGILYAIGGGSTVEAYDPALNTWTTKAPMPTARGGLSVVVVDGIIYAVGGGDASGTVSTVEAYDPVANTWTTQASLPAGLYLGQNAADTVNGVLYAICAQVSVDSGVRIVAAFTPGCSGLQPANNPPVAQCKNVTVSAGINCTANASIDNGSFDPDGDPITITQSPTGPYSLGNTTVTLTVTDSKGASSQCTATVTVVDTTPPSITCPANISTGCSVDLLVPVTFSAVASDNCDPSPTVSCSPASGSGFPVGTTTVNCTATDASGNHSECAFTVTRASLGFAGFLSPIGGADTTGGSFASPVRTFKMGSTIPVKFTASCGGSAVLTGVHRLQAIKYSDSTTAATAIDATPQDAATTGNQFRLTDGQWQFNLDTKGTGMSTGTWLLRATLSDGSQHSAWIQLK